Within Treponema primitia ZAS-1, the genomic segment CGTGAGGTGCAGCCCCCCGGGGACGGCCTGGTGCCAGTATTTGGCGGTGAGTATATGCCCCAGGGGATAGGCAAAGTTATGCTGTACCATCTTCGGCATACCGGTGGTACCCGAAGTAAAATAGAGGAGCATAATATCATCGTTGGTGTTCACTTTTTGGGGTCTTTTGAAATCCGCCGGGGCTTTTTCCCAGATATCCCTGAAATCTACCCAGGGGAAAGAACCGGCGGGTAAGTTCAGGCCCGCTTTGGCGGCTGTCTGCTTAGCCCGTTCAGCGGGCTGCACATCAGCAGGGGTGTGTACCGAGCGGACAAAAGCTTTGTAACGCAGGGCCTGCTTTTTCCCCGATGTGCTCAGCAGCTTTTCTGCGGCTTCATCAACACGGAGCATCACCTGTTCATCGTCCACACAGATAATGGCGGCGATATCCGCAGCATCGCAGCGGTACACCATATCCTTCGTGGTGAGGAGATGGGTAGCGGGAATACAGATGGCGCCGATCTTATGGAGCGCCAAAATGATGGGCCAGTATTCGTGGCGGCGCTTGAGGATCAGCATTACCGGATCGCCCTTGCCTATACCGGCGGCGGTGAACAGGGCTGCTGCCTTGTCGGAAAGCCGCTTGATATCGGCGTAGCTAAACTCCGCCTCGGCGCCAAACTCGTCGCACCATACCATAGCCCGGTCATTGGGGGTTTCCGCCGCCCGGATGTCCATAACATCCCAGGCAAAGTTGAAGTTTTCCGGAATGTTCACAGCATAGTTCGCGTAGTAATCCTCGTAGGAATCAAATTCGGTACGGGATAAAAATCTTTCCAGCATCGCAGCGCCTCCTAAAGGACCATGGCAAGAAACCGGGCCCGTTTTCCCCCAATAGCTTTCATGCCATGGGGCTCGTTGGAATCGTAATAAACACTATCCCCGGGGCCAAGTTCCATTTCATGGCCTCCGATGGAAATTAAAAGACGACCCTCCAGGACATAGTCAAATTCCTGGCCCGGGTGGGTATTGAGGTTCAGGGCTTTCAGTTCCGTATCCGCATTGGCCTCCACCAAAAAGGGCTCCCCTTTTTTATGGTGAAAATTGTAGGCCAGATTCCAGTAAGTGTACATGGGGCGGCGTATAACTTCCGGCCCCTGGGCTGCGCGGGTAAGACAGTAGGTTTTAAGCCGGGAAGGGGCGCCCAACACTAATTCTGTCAGGTCAACCCCAAAACGGCCGGCTATTTCTACCAAGGAGCCCACGGGGAATTCCACTTCCCCGGACTCCCAACTCCGGTACTCGCTAAGGTTAAAGCCCAGTTCTTTAACCAGAGCTTCCGCCGAAATACCTTCAATTTCCCGCAGCACCCGTACACGGGCAGCGATTTCTCCCTTCTCTTCCGCCATAGCAGCTCCTCCTTCTATTATTTTATCCATTCCCGGGATACCAGCTTGGAGGGATACTCCTTGCCAAAAAAACAGGAATACTGATACTTTGCCTGACGTATCAGCATATCATGACCGTTTAAAACTTTGCAACCCGCAGCCGCAGCCCTGGTGAGGAACCGGGTACGTTCCGGTTTGTAGATAAGGTCCATCACCACCTCGGTCCCGTTAAAGAAATATAGTTCCAGGGGATCCCCCTCTAAATCCGGATCCATCCCCACGGATGTAGTTTGAATAATAATATCATTGTAGCCGCTCATCAACTCCGCCCCCCGGCCATCCAAACCGCCCCAGGCAAAGCGGTAGAGCGCAGCAAGCTCACGGGCGTGGACCAGAGTGCGGTTCAGGACCAGGGCTTTTCCTTTTAGGCGGAAAACCTCCGCCGCTGCCGCCCTGGCCGCCCCGCCGGAACCGATGATGGTGATCCGCATTCTTTTAAAATCCTTTTTGCCGGTAAACGCCAGCAGGGAATCGGAAAAACCATGGGTATCCGTATTAGCCCCGGACCAGCCCTGGGGACCGCATATCAGGGTATTGCAGGCGCCAAGGGATTCAACCTCGGCGGTCTTATGGCCCAGATAGGGAAGTA encodes:
- a CDS encoding helix-turn-helix domain-containing protein, with the protein product MAEEKGEIAARVRVLREIEGISAEALVKELGFNLSEYRSWESGEVEFPVGSLVEIAGRFGVDLTELVLGAPSRLKTYCLTRAAQGPEVIRRPMYTYWNLAYNFHHKKGEPFLVEANADTELKALNLNTHPGQEFDYVLEGRLLISIGGHEMELGPGDSVYYDSNEPHGMKAIGGKRARFLAMVL